A portion of the Rhodococcus pseudokoreensis genome contains these proteins:
- a CDS encoding calcium-binding protein: MNLQTAQNTIQAAGVFFSRSADATGAGRKQVLDSNWVVVGQQPSPGELIGEGDAVLSVVKIGEPNNC; the protein is encoded by the coding sequence ATGAACCTGCAGACGGCGCAGAACACGATCCAGGCGGCTGGGGTCTTCTTCTCGCGCAGTGCCGATGCGACCGGCGCGGGACGGAAGCAGGTGCTCGACTCGAACTGGGTCGTCGTGGGTCAGCAGCCGTCGCCCGGTGAATTGATCGGCGAAGGAGACGCTGTGCTGTCGGTTGTGAAGATCGGTGAGCCGAACAACTGCTGA
- a CDS encoding vWA domain-containing protein, producing the protein MKKVAAFAAMMLVPLLLAIPTASAAPTTAAVGDFGGCLAAQQQGDLLLMVDQSGSLQGSDPDAARVSAANYLLEQLNTFGGSAGVELNVAIAGFSDDFTVHAPWTRLDNGSLPALQGEVEKFRTRTDGIDTDYWNALDGARRTLAERDGESATNRCQAVAWFSDGKLDFTVRDAEKPYSPGVSLGSDQGVQQVVAAARESICRPAGIADQLRSSGIVTFAVGLAAGTAQPSDFDLMRSIATGGDGACGKATSSSPGDFYLAQNIDDLLFAFDAFSTPGQAPIEGETGVCVVSVCDEAQHRFVLDDSISSVTVLGSADAEGLIPTLIAPSGAQLALDRAGAPTTATLDGAQVAYRWMSPRSVSFTMTKSDDSAQWQGMWALVFVDPDGSSPLARSKTNIHISGNLFPAWLGMDTSAVHSGEKTSAIRLGIVDSDRNAIDPSDLLGSAALSVSLTDAGNVDHPLVDRIAKERIGDPVELDFTDVPPGAATLRLTLDVTTADARSAAGEVIAPGTALTPQFVDVPLTVSPPIGYPVVPSTVDFGTVEGAGQFAASIPITGPGCVWFDGAAPVALDSVPDGVGDVGVSAGSAPSAANCLEIGEGQQASLPVDLSVPAAGNGSLNGSIPLMMSPPGEPDRALPINVAFTAELQKPLNSGRFWLVFVLVLLFSIAVPPLLLYGVKWWTARIPAKTLKAMRVGVTIEGGQVLRDGAEFGIRESDLSQLVRGLNKPARSLDVEGVELRTRIGLSPFGPGYVVAQQPGLVAASGAEPSVDRRTGAARLPLAIHNNWVVLHDPDGPANLATVLLLVGADATDDSNRRLVADLVRKVPGRVADLRAAHPGSTPSATPPSAPPSSDPFGAPAPTFGAAPSWDAAPTFGGTAQSGAGAPARSSAADPFDPFRPPGS; encoded by the coding sequence GTGAAGAAGGTAGCCGCTTTCGCGGCGATGATGCTCGTGCCGTTGCTGCTGGCGATCCCGACGGCATCCGCGGCCCCGACGACCGCGGCGGTCGGCGATTTCGGTGGATGCCTGGCCGCGCAGCAACAGGGCGACCTGCTGCTCATGGTCGATCAGTCCGGCAGCCTCCAGGGTTCCGACCCCGACGCGGCGCGTGTGTCCGCCGCCAACTACCTGCTCGAACAGCTCAACACGTTCGGTGGGTCCGCGGGTGTGGAACTCAACGTGGCGATCGCCGGATTCTCCGACGACTTCACCGTCCACGCACCGTGGACCCGACTCGACAACGGTTCGCTGCCCGCCCTGCAGGGCGAGGTGGAAAAGTTCCGGACCCGCACCGACGGCATCGACACCGACTACTGGAACGCGCTCGACGGTGCCCGACGCACGCTCGCGGAACGCGACGGCGAATCGGCGACCAACCGCTGCCAGGCGGTGGCGTGGTTCTCCGACGGAAAGCTCGACTTCACCGTCCGTGACGCCGAGAAGCCCTACTCGCCGGGAGTTTCCCTGGGCAGCGATCAGGGCGTCCAACAGGTTGTCGCCGCCGCCCGGGAGTCGATCTGTCGCCCCGCCGGCATCGCCGATCAGCTGCGCTCGTCGGGAATCGTCACGTTCGCGGTGGGCCTCGCCGCGGGCACCGCGCAGCCCAGCGACTTCGACCTGATGCGGTCGATCGCCACCGGCGGCGACGGTGCGTGCGGCAAGGCCACGTCGTCGTCGCCCGGCGACTTCTACCTCGCGCAGAACATCGACGACCTGCTGTTCGCGTTCGACGCGTTCAGCACACCCGGTCAGGCGCCGATCGAGGGCGAGACCGGTGTCTGTGTCGTAAGTGTGTGCGACGAGGCGCAGCACCGCTTCGTGCTCGACGACTCGATCAGCTCGGTCACCGTGCTCGGCTCGGCCGACGCGGAGGGGCTGATCCCGACGTTGATCGCTCCGAGCGGGGCCCAGTTGGCACTCGACCGTGCCGGTGCACCCACCACGGCAACACTGGACGGCGCCCAGGTGGCGTACCGGTGGATGTCGCCCCGATCGGTCAGCTTCACGATGACCAAGTCCGACGACTCCGCGCAGTGGCAGGGCATGTGGGCCCTCGTGTTCGTCGATCCCGACGGCTCCAGCCCGCTGGCCCGCTCCAAGACGAACATCCACATCTCGGGCAACCTGTTCCCGGCCTGGCTCGGAATGGACACGTCGGCCGTCCACAGCGGTGAGAAGACGTCCGCCATCCGGCTGGGCATCGTCGACTCCGACAGGAATGCGATCGACCCCTCCGACCTGTTGGGTAGCGCCGCCCTGTCGGTGTCGCTGACCGACGCGGGGAACGTCGATCACCCGCTGGTCGATCGGATTGCCAAGGAGCGCATCGGCGATCCCGTCGAACTCGATTTCACCGACGTTCCGCCGGGGGCTGCGACGCTGCGCCTTACACTCGATGTGACGACGGCCGACGCCCGGTCCGCCGCTGGTGAGGTCATCGCCCCGGGTACGGCGTTGACGCCGCAGTTCGTCGATGTCCCGCTCACGGTGTCGCCGCCGATCGGCTACCCCGTCGTGCCGTCGACGGTCGATTTCGGCACCGTCGAGGGCGCAGGACAGTTCGCCGCGAGCATCCCGATCACCGGTCCCGGGTGCGTGTGGTTCGACGGGGCCGCACCGGTCGCGCTCGATTCCGTGCCCGACGGCGTCGGTGACGTCGGCGTCTCGGCCGGGTCGGCGCCGTCCGCTGCGAACTGCCTCGAGATTGGTGAGGGCCAGCAGGCGAGTCTTCCCGTCGACCTGTCCGTTCCGGCCGCGGGCAACGGCTCCCTCAACGGGTCGATTCCGCTGATGATGTCCCCTCCCGGTGAGCCCGACCGCGCGCTGCCGATCAACGTCGCCTTCACCGCGGAGCTGCAGAAGCCGCTCAACAGCGGCCGGTTCTGGCTCGTGTTCGTCCTGGTCCTCCTGTTCAGCATTGCCGTGCCGCCGCTGCTGCTCTACGGGGTCAAGTGGTGGACGGCCCGCATCCCGGCGAAGACCCTCAAAGCGATGCGCGTCGGTGTCACGATCGAGGGCGGGCAGGTTCTGCGGGACGGTGCCGAGTTCGGCATCCGCGAGAGCGACCTGAGTCAGCTCGTGCGCGGCCTGAACAAACCCGCGCGCAGCCTGGACGTCGAGGGTGTGGAGTTGCGCACTCGGATCGGTCTGTCGCCGTTCGGGCCCGGGTACGTCGTCGCGCAGCAGCCCGGACTCGTCGCAGCGTCCGGAGCCGAACCGTCGGTCGACCGGCGCACGGGCGCCGCGCGACTTCCGCTGGCCATCCACAACAACTGGGTGGTGCTGCACGACCCGGACGGTCCGGCGAACCTGGCGACCGTGCTGCTTCTCGTCGGTGCCGACGCGACGGACGACAGCAACCGCCGACTGGTCGCCGACCTGGTGCGCAAGGTGCCGGGCCGGGTCGCCGACCTGAGGGCCGCGCACCCCGGCTCGACCCCGTCCGCGACGCCGCCGAGTGCACCACCGTCGTCGGACCCCTTCGGTGCTCCCGCCCCGACGTTCGGCGCGGCACCCTCCTGGGACGCGGCCCCGACGTTCGGCGGTACGGCACAGAGCGGCGCGGGTGCCCCTGCCCGCTCGTCCGCCGCCGACCCCTTCGATCCGTTCCGGCCTCCCGGTTCCTGA
- a CDS encoding tubulin-like doman-containing protein, whose translation MRRFLVVGCGGSGAVTLAYMMDQLRSDLAAAGVDRIPGGWQFVSIDVPTAPEAGPDGLDNVRDQGGFYFGSGPQGDSYAVLDNALTNQLTAKQSLDEIATWAPRDPSSVTVPIGSGAGQYRSLGRMITLSKAGGIRDTLQRAWDQLSTVETASQMSSLNVPGGGSFEQGESPIVLVVSSMAGGAGASMALDVCRLLTLIPGLDPRLMGVFMVAPDIFDGLGKSATTGVRANALAMLGEIVASQLGSAREHDVEILRALGQQHGAGEKVPFARVFPVGRKVGVEGAPFGDGSQKAIYRGLARGLAGMMMSGAATRQFVQYDLTNGAGLPGQRENIGWGGQWDNLPWGTYGFSSLSMGRDRYAEYSAQRLARSAVDRLLDGHRSPGSPVSDEDQVNSILDGQWNSLLAAMGLPVAHADARGAQMGVGAWLTSVVLPSADATRMAGQTVELELRGHLPSGSGLVAGQWVPEIRQALGRRRQALTTSAEQHAVAHAYMWHKGLVDRIEATVGRSIAQLGLPYATALVSRLLTYCKDSVRTGAEDLSRRGPEDITAQTADATQVLTNLKGSIESDAEILDRIVADCRDNVYRQLYASLSGKVAEVVAALVPEVLQPLLDALNEEQTALRRARNKPASDVGLARLATDQYGAWPADKADRVPKRFAEANNEVMLTPSADFMDQYRGDLPLAVTASETGTPPFAAAVEQAVASVVTGLWTTVDGTRAPGEDHSLVERTAAWRSRAFPIDPNTREALVPSSARYDVHVRPVELLDRARKFVGRTGESFDRFCRVSLREYIEDHTVPAYAIEERRDRLRRKFTEALSLARPLASVNQQALEALHPGQQVEYRYKFTSVPFLNLPVADTLSQVLQKDPMIDHETEGEFARLLSDEDRLTRIDIFGSYPNYSPLAYDSVLGPAAKQWADSTPAQQESFWRWRRSRPLAASLPMHRDERRAMTAGWFLGLAIGQVRLPAAPYDEPVRVWDAGIGDWVDFPNPLLTPPSRFTVSNDWLPAVLESVLLAMAQSHEPPVMHSMLPYRALRAVYDSSAEDPVSGIHEVSAKARLTNWLRTGVPVTGWQSQVENTGPEFSVAERAGNAVAWLSKIRDLIGVHYMEPGQDGAPGGGALSVVGLREHASQTPIFRDIAPDVYWATGELIGLVEECKVRAERPEQPNHAPVLAAAPTAMAHALVLPDAGQF comes from the coding sequence ATGAGGCGGTTTCTCGTAGTCGGTTGCGGTGGTTCCGGCGCTGTCACCCTCGCGTACATGATGGATCAGTTGCGCTCGGATCTCGCTGCGGCGGGCGTCGACCGGATCCCCGGCGGGTGGCAGTTCGTCAGCATCGACGTGCCGACGGCTCCCGAGGCGGGGCCCGACGGCCTCGACAACGTCCGCGACCAGGGCGGCTTCTACTTCGGCAGCGGCCCGCAGGGTGACTCGTACGCGGTGCTGGACAATGCGCTGACCAACCAGCTCACCGCGAAGCAGAGCCTCGACGAGATCGCCACCTGGGCGCCGCGCGACCCGTCGTCGGTGACGGTGCCGATCGGATCGGGTGCGGGCCAGTACCGCTCACTCGGCCGGATGATCACCCTGAGCAAGGCCGGCGGGATCCGAGACACCCTGCAGCGGGCGTGGGATCAGCTGTCGACGGTCGAGACGGCCAGCCAGATGTCTTCGCTCAACGTGCCCGGCGGCGGGTCCTTCGAGCAGGGTGAGTCGCCGATCGTGCTCGTGGTGTCGTCGATGGCCGGCGGCGCCGGTGCGTCCATGGCCCTCGACGTGTGCCGGCTGCTCACGCTCATCCCGGGACTCGACCCGCGTCTGATGGGCGTGTTCATGGTGGCGCCCGACATCTTCGACGGACTCGGCAAGAGCGCGACCACCGGTGTCCGCGCCAACGCGCTGGCGATGCTCGGCGAGATCGTCGCCAGCCAGCTCGGGTCGGCGCGCGAACACGACGTGGAGATCCTGCGCGCACTCGGCCAGCAGCACGGCGCCGGCGAGAAGGTTCCGTTCGCGCGGGTGTTCCCGGTGGGCCGCAAGGTCGGTGTGGAGGGCGCACCGTTCGGCGACGGATCCCAGAAGGCGATCTACCGCGGCCTGGCCCGCGGCCTGGCCGGGATGATGATGAGCGGCGCGGCCACCCGTCAGTTCGTGCAGTACGACCTCACCAACGGTGCGGGACTGCCGGGCCAGCGGGAGAACATCGGGTGGGGCGGGCAGTGGGACAACCTGCCGTGGGGAACCTACGGTTTCTCGAGCCTGAGCATGGGCCGCGACCGGTACGCCGAGTACTCGGCGCAGCGGCTGGCCCGCAGCGCCGTCGACCGCCTCCTCGACGGCCACCGGTCGCCGGGCAGCCCCGTGTCGGACGAGGATCAGGTCAACTCGATTCTCGACGGTCAGTGGAACAGCCTGCTCGCGGCGATGGGGCTCCCGGTCGCCCACGCCGACGCGCGGGGCGCGCAGATGGGGGTGGGCGCCTGGCTCACGTCCGTGGTGCTGCCGTCCGCCGACGCCACCCGGATGGCCGGGCAGACGGTGGAACTCGAACTGCGCGGACACCTTCCGTCGGGTTCCGGTCTGGTCGCGGGGCAGTGGGTTCCGGAGATCCGGCAGGCGCTGGGACGACGCCGGCAGGCGCTGACGACTTCGGCCGAGCAGCACGCGGTCGCGCACGCATACATGTGGCACAAGGGTCTTGTGGACCGGATCGAGGCGACGGTCGGCAGGTCGATCGCCCAGCTCGGTCTCCCGTACGCCACCGCGCTGGTCAGCCGCCTGCTCACATACTGCAAGGATTCGGTGCGGACCGGTGCCGAGGACCTGTCGCGGCGCGGGCCGGAGGACATCACGGCGCAGACCGCCGATGCGACGCAGGTGCTCACCAACCTCAAGGGCAGCATCGAGAGTGACGCGGAGATCCTCGATCGGATCGTCGCCGACTGCCGCGACAACGTGTACCGCCAGCTGTATGCGTCGCTGTCCGGCAAGGTCGCCGAGGTGGTTGCCGCGCTGGTGCCGGAGGTCCTGCAGCCGCTGCTCGACGCGTTGAACGAGGAGCAGACCGCGCTGCGTCGCGCCCGGAACAAGCCCGCCAGCGACGTCGGGCTCGCCCGGCTCGCGACGGATCAGTACGGCGCCTGGCCCGCCGACAAGGCCGACCGGGTGCCGAAGCGGTTCGCGGAAGCCAACAACGAGGTGATGCTGACTCCGTCGGCGGACTTCATGGATCAGTATCGCGGCGACCTCCCGCTCGCGGTGACGGCCTCCGAGACCGGGACGCCCCCGTTCGCGGCGGCGGTCGAGCAGGCGGTCGCGAGCGTGGTCACGGGTCTGTGGACGACGGTCGACGGCACCCGGGCCCCGGGGGAGGACCACTCTCTCGTCGAGCGCACGGCGGCCTGGCGGTCGCGCGCGTTCCCGATCGACCCGAACACCCGGGAGGCGCTGGTGCCGTCGTCGGCGCGCTACGACGTGCACGTGCGTCCCGTCGAGTTGCTCGATCGGGCACGGAAGTTCGTCGGCCGCACCGGCGAATCGTTCGACCGGTTCTGCCGGGTGTCGCTCCGCGAGTACATCGAGGACCACACCGTGCCCGCGTATGCGATCGAGGAGCGGCGGGACCGCCTGCGGCGCAAGTTCACCGAGGCGCTCTCGCTCGCGCGGCCGCTGGCCAGCGTCAACCAGCAGGCGCTCGAGGCGCTGCACCCGGGGCAGCAGGTGGAGTACCGCTACAAGTTCACGTCGGTGCCGTTCCTCAACTTGCCGGTCGCGGACACGCTCTCGCAGGTGCTGCAGAAGGACCCGATGATCGATCACGAGACGGAGGGGGAGTTCGCGCGGCTGCTGTCCGACGAGGATCGGCTCACGCGTATCGACATCTTCGGCTCGTACCCCAACTACTCCCCGCTGGCGTACGACTCGGTGCTCGGGCCCGCCGCCAAGCAGTGGGCGGATTCGACGCCGGCGCAGCAGGAGTCGTTCTGGAGGTGGCGCCGGTCGCGTCCGCTGGCCGCATCGCTGCCGATGCACCGCGACGAACGCCGCGCGATGACGGCGGGGTGGTTCCTCGGGCTGGCGATCGGGCAGGTGCGGTTGCCCGCGGCCCCCTACGACGAACCCGTCCGGGTGTGGGACGCCGGCATCGGCGACTGGGTGGACTTCCCGAACCCGCTGCTGACGCCGCCGTCCCGGTTCACGGTGAGCAACGACTGGCTTCCGGCGGTGCTCGAATCGGTGTTGCTCGCGATGGCGCAGTCGCACGAGCCGCCGGTCATGCATTCGATGCTGCCCTACCGGGCGCTGCGCGCGGTCTACGACTCGTCCGCGGAAGACCCGGTCAGCGGCATCCACGAGGTGTCCGCGAAGGCGCGGCTCACCAACTGGCTGCGCACCGGTGTGCCGGTCACCGGCTGGCAGTCGCAGGTGGAGAACACCGGACCGGAATTCTCGGTCGCCGAGCGAGCCGGCAACGCCGTCGCCTGGCTGTCCAAGATCCGTGACCTCATCGGCGTGCACTACATGGAACCCGGGCAGGACGGGGCACCCGGCGGGGGCGCACTGTCGGTCGTCGGGTTGCGGGAACACGCCTCGCAGACACCGATCTTCCGGGACATCGCACCGGACGTGTATTGGGCGACGGGCGAATTGATCGGCCTCGTCGAGGAGTGCAAGGTCCGCGCGGAACGACCCGAGCAGCCGAACCACGCTCCGGTACTCGCCGCCGCACCGACCGCGATGGCGCACGCCCTCGTCCTCCCCGACGCCGGTCAGTTCTGA